The sequence GTGGGCGCGAGCAGTCCGGGCGTCGACCAGCACTGGTGGTGGCGAGCGACTTGTACCTCGAGCAGGCAGACACGCTCGCGATCGTCCTGCCTGCCACCACCGTCGATCGGGGCTGGCCCAACCACATCCTCCTGCGTGGTCCTCGGCTCGGCCTGTCGACGCCGACGTTCGTGATGACCGAGCAGCCGCGCACTGTGACCCGGGATCGCTTCGTGAGCGACATCGGCGCCGTCGACGCTGCCACGATGCGCGAGGTGGACAGCTGGTTGCGGGACTTCCTCGGTCTGCCGTGACGGGAGATATCGAACTCATACGCTGGACTGCGCCATGCTGGTGCCATGCGGATCTACACAGGCACTGGTGATGACGGCAGCACTGGTCGCTGGCTGGGCGGCCGGGTGGCAAAGACCGATGCGGTCGTCATTGCCTGCGGGGACGTGGATGAGCTGGTGGCGCTCCTCGGCGTGGCGCGGGCTGCCGGTCCGGACCCGGAGCTTGCGGGCGTGCTGCTGCGCCTGCAGCGCGAGCTGTTCGTGCTCGGTGCGGACCTGTCGGTGAACCCGGACCACCGGGACCGGCTGGAGCCGGGCACCTCGCTGCTCACCGAGGAGAACGTCGCCGGCCTGGAGCAACTCATTGACGAGTGCGTGGCCGCCCACCCGCTCCGGCCGGTGTTCATCGTGCCCGGCGCCACGCTGGCCAGCGCACACCTGGACCACGCCCGCACCGTTGCGCGCCGGGCCGAGCGGGCCACCCTGACCGCGCGCGATGCCGGCGCCACGGTGAGCGACGCCGTCGCCCGCTATCTGAACCGGCTCTCCGACCTGTTGTTCGTGCTCGCCCGGCAGGCCGCCGGGGACGCGGAGGAACCGGCCAGTCACGACTGACGTCTCGGACCGAGACCCCGATCGCGCAGCCCAGCCCCGACACCCGCCTGGACTGTCTGTATGACCCGGAAGCTGGCGGAATACATCGAAGCGGGCAAGGCTCTCGATGCAGACGAGCGCGAGATTGCGTCGCTGGCGCTGGCGCTGCAACCGGACGAGACGTCGGAACAGGGCGAGATCGACTCCGCCTGGGCCGAGGCCATCGACCGCTGACTCGACGAAGTGACGCGCGGCGCGGTCACCCCAGCACGATCAGCGTCGTCGCGAGCAACGCGGCCGCCAGTCCGAACACCTGCGCGGCACGGAGCCGTTCGCCGAGGAAGAGCAGACCCACCACCACCGGCACCACCGGGTACAGCGAGGACAGCACCACCGTGACGGTGAGGAGCTCACCGCGCAGGGCGAACAGGTACGCAGTCAGCGCCACTGCGGCCAGCACGCCCGCGACGAGGCTCAGCACGAGCACGGAGGGTGGCGCCGCCCGGAGTTCCCGGCGCGCCGCACGGCCGGTGGCCCCGCGGAACAGGGTGAGGGCAGCGACGACGATCACCGCGAGCGCTGCACCGCGACCACTCAGGATCGGCCACAGGCCTGAGGCCGGCCCCGCCTGGGCAAGGCAGAGGTATTGCAGGGCGATTCCGCCGCCAGCCACCAGGCCGTCGATGATCGCGGCACGCGAAGCGTGGCTCGGCCCGTCCGTGCTCCTGCACATCAGCCAGAGCGCCGGAAGCGCGATCAGAACACCGATCCAGGTCAGCCCGGTCGGTCGTTCACCGAGGAACGCGGCCCCGACGAGCACGGGAAGCGCTACTCCGCCCACCGCGCTGAGTGGCACCACCAGGGACATCGCACCCCGGCTGATTCCGCGGAACAGGAAGGTCATGGCCGCGCCGGTACCGACACCCGAGGCGGCACCCCAGGCCAGGTCTCCACTGGTGGCCGGCGTCGGGGCCGCGATCAGTACCACGACGGCAGTGGCCACCAGGCCCCCGGCCTGACCGAGGAACGCGGCGTGGACGAAGGAGATGCGCCGGGAGGCGAGGCCGCCGGCCACATCGGAGAGGCCGTAGCTCAGCGCGGAGCCGAGCGCCAGGAGGACGCCCATTCACCTCGGCTCCCCTCGCTCAGCCCGACCGATCGGGCAGGCGGCGGTGCGGATGCACGCCTCCCGGTCGCACAGGCGGCAGATCCGCTGCCCCTGTCCTGTCCCCTCCTCCAGCTCGTACAGTATCCGCTCCAGCAGCCCGGCCAGTGCGTGCTGGTCGTCGGGGTCCAGCTTCTCGACTGCTTGCCGCAGTGGCACCCGTCGCGCACCGAGAAGCTCCTGCGCCAGCGCGCAGCCCTGGTCGGTCAGGTGCACGGTCATCCAACGCCGGTTGACGGTGCTAGGCGCCCGCCGAACCGCGCCGTCCGCCTCGAGAGAGTCCACCATCCGCGCCGCCGCCGGCTGGCTCAGCCGCACCCGCCGTCCGAGCTCACTCACGCTCAGTCCCGGGGTGGCATACAGCGAGATCAGGGCGGCTGTGCTGCTGGTGCTCAGTCGCCGGACCTGGGCTGCGCCGTCGAGCGCCCGATCCGTCAGTCCGAGAGCCGCCGCGCCGAGCAAGTTCGCGATCCGGTCTACGTCATGCATGGTGCATGGTTCCATGCTGCGTGCATGATCGCATCCTGGGTCAGGACGGCACGTCCTGAGTCAGGACAGCACATCCTTCGTGCTGAACCGGCCGTAGGCCAGCGCGCCGAAGAAGGCGATGTAGCCGACCTGGAGCACCGCGTTGTCGGTGAACGAGGCCCAGCTGATCGGTTCGCGCAGCACGTCCACCGAGGCGAACCACCGATCGGTGAACAGCCACGGATGGAGCCAGGCGAGCTGGTCCAGCTGGCCGAGCACCTGCGCCACCACGGCAAGTACGGCAGTGGTGGCCATCGCGCCGACCGGGATGTCGGTGAGGGTGGAGACGAACAGTCCGATCGCCGCCAGCCCGAGCATCGCGATCGCCACGTGCGCGGCCACCAGCGCCGAGCGCACCAGCGCGCCGCCGACTCCGA is a genomic window of Ruania zhangjianzhongii containing:
- a CDS encoding type II toxin-antitoxin system PemK/MazF family toxin; this translates as MTADPLTERRRGDVVWAVLDPARGREQSGRRPALVVASDLYLEQADTLAIVLPATTVDRGWPNHILLRGPRLGLSTPTFVMTEQPRTVTRDRFVSDIGAVDAATMREVDSWLRDFLGLP
- a CDS encoding MarR family winged helix-turn-helix transcriptional regulator, with the translated sequence MHDVDRIANLLGAAALGLTDRALDGAAQVRRLSTSSTAALISLYATPGLSVSELGRRVRLSQPAAARMVDSLEADGAVRRAPSTVNRRWMTVHLTDQGCALAQELLGARRVPLRQAVEKLDPDDQHALAGLLERILYELEEGTGQGQRICRLCDREACIRTAACPIGRAERGEPR
- a CDS encoding cob(I)yrinic acid a,c-diamide adenosyltransferase; its protein translation is MRIYTGTGDDGSTGRWLGGRVAKTDAVVIACGDVDELVALLGVARAAGPDPELAGVLLRLQRELFVLGADLSVNPDHRDRLEPGTSLLTEENVAGLEQLIDECVAAHPLRPVFIVPGATLASAHLDHARTVARRAERATLTARDAGATVSDAVARYLNRLSDLLFVLARQAAGDAEEPASHD
- a CDS encoding EamA family transporter, whose translation is MGVLLALGSALSYGLSDVAGGLASRRISFVHAAFLGQAGGLVATAVVVLIAAPTPATSGDLAWGAASGVGTGAAMTFLFRGISRGAMSLVVPLSAVGGVALPVLVGAAFLGERPTGLTWIGVLIALPALWLMCRSTDGPSHASRAAIIDGLVAGGGIALQYLCLAQAGPASGLWPILSGRGAALAVIVVAALTLFRGATGRAARRELRAAPPSVLVLSLVAGVLAAVALTAYLFALRGELLTVTVVLSSLYPVVPVVVGLLFLGERLRAAQVFGLAAALLATTLIVLG